The following are from one region of the Magallana gigas chromosome 6, xbMagGiga1.1, whole genome shotgun sequence genome:
- the LOC105320364 gene encoding protein numb isoform X6 — MTAGMESLKRRLSFRKKKNHVPECSKPHQWQEDEKKVRDGTCSFQVRYLGCVEVFESRGMQVCEEAVKTLKSQCKGKYQRAVLYVSGDALRVVDEISKSMIVDQTIEKVSFCAPDRNHEKGFAYICRDGTTRRWMCHGFLAVKESVSGERLSHAVGCAFAICLERKQKRDKDSSTGVEVTFSQDKTSFTRMGSFRQTTLTERITDPQSAILAEPVPVRKVDNPFAVERPKATPSMLVRQGSFRGFENLQKDSSPFKRSVSLRLSDLPSTLQRQGAITESSPPKQTDVSAPIQEMSPSKEQEDSISHMCQQLTMGLSQLSSDDAFGTTQRVESTPPHNLTSPAFQAPSPRHTNETNIPSHPAAPVQQTNPWASSSASPAHTATSATNWPSPKATNPFANAPPISGASVSNGGASVSNGGAFGQFPQQPQPPLRSQPPHLQHVRSHSIDTGELSTNQWQSHSRQQARPTLMDMAQQRSFQVNGSAWGESASGVSTKPTGPNVDPFDVAWAAKSANKPTASNNNPFNSARGAQKTFEVKL; from the exons ATGACA GCTGGCATGGAAAGCCTCAAGAGGCGCCTAAGTTTTCGCAAGAAGAAGAACCACGTCCCGGAATGTTCGAAGCCTCATCAATGGCAGGAGGATGAGAAGAAAGTCCGGGATGGCACCTGCAGCTTCCAAGTCCGG TACCTTGGTTGTGTTGAAGTGTTTGAGTCCAGAGGCATGCAAGTGTGTGAGGAGGCCGTCAAAACGCTGAAATCA cAATGTAAAGGTAAATACCAGAGGGCGGTGCTGTATGTCTCTGGGGACGCGTTACGAGTCGTAGATGAGATCAGTAAG AGTATGATTGTTGACCAAACTATAGAGAAAGTGTCCTTCTGTGCACCAGACAGGAACCACGAGAAGGGATTTGCCTACATCTGCCGGGACGGAACCACCAGACGATGGATGTGTCACGGCTTCCTGGCCGTCAAAGAGTCCGTAAGT GGGGAACGTCTGAGCCATGCTGTAGGCTGCGCTTTCGCCATCTGCCTAGAGCGCAAACAGAAGCGGGACAAGGACTCCAGTACCGGCGTGGAGGTCACATTCTCTCAGGACAAGACCAGCTTCACCAGGATGGGATCCTTCAGACAGACCACCCTCACAGAGAGAATCACTGACCCACAGAGTGCCATACTGGCTG aaCCTGTTCCTGTCAGGAAAGTGGATAACCCCTTTGCAGTGGAGCGACCAAAAGCTACCCCCTCCATGCTGGTCAGACAAGGATCATTTCGAGGCTTTGAGAATTTACAGAAAGATTCATCTCCATTCAAGCGATCTGTTTCTCTGCGACTCAGTGACCTTCCATCTACCTTACAGAGACAAGGGGCAATAACAGAGAGCTCACCACCAAAGCAAACAG ATGTTAGTGCTCCTATTCAAGAGATGTCCCCATCAAAAGAACAAGAAGATTCAATATCTCACATGTGCCAGCAGTTGACCATGGGATTATCACAGCTCAGCTCTGATGATGCATTTGGCACCACCCAGAGAGTGGAGTCCACACCACCTCACAATCTCACCTCACCGGCATTCCAAGCACCAAGCCCTAGGCACACCAATGAAACAA ATATTCCTTCACACCCAGCAGCCCCTGTTCAGCAGACCAATCCATGGGCCTCTTCCAGTGCTAGCCCTGCCCATACTGCCACATCAGCCACTAACTGGCCATCACCAAAGGCCACAAACCCTTTCGCCAATGCTCCACCCATTAGTGGAGCATCAGTCAGCAATGGTGGTGCGTCAGTCAGCAATGGTGGTGCATTTGGACAGTTTCCACAACAACCTCAACCTCCCTTACGTTCACAACCGCCCCACTTGCAGCACGTACGGAGTCATTCCATAGACACTGGTGAACTGTCAACGAATCAGTGGCAAAGTCATTCGCGTCAACAAGCTCGGCCGACTCTTATGGATATGGCTCAACAGAGAAGCTTTCAGGTGAATGGCAGTGCTTGGGGAGAATCGGCATCTGGGGTCTCAACAAAGCCCACAGGACCCAATGTTGACCCCTTTGATGTGGCTTGGGCTGCAAAGTCGGCCAACAAGCCGACAGCATCGAACAATAACCCATTTAACAGTGCCCGGGGTGCTCAGAAAACGTTCGAGGTCAAATTATAG
- the LOC105320364 gene encoding protein numb isoform X2 → MKAGMESLKRRLSFRKKKNHVPECSKPHQWQEDEKKVRDGTCSFQVRYLGCVEVFESRGMQVCEEAVKTLKSQCKGKYQRAVLYVSGDALRVVDEISKSMIVDQTIEKVSFCAPDRNHEKGFAYICRDGTTRRWMCHGFLAVKESVSWYFKGRNRRSGERLSHAVGCAFAICLERKQKRDKDSSTGVEVTFSQDKTSFTRMGSFRQTTLTERITDPQSAILAEPVPVRKVDNPFAVERPKATPSMLVRQGSFRGFENLQKDSSPFKRSVSLRLSDLPSTLQRQGAITESSPPKQTDVSAPIQEMSPSKEQEDSISHMCQQLTMGLSQLSSDDAFGTTQRVESTPPHNLTSPAFQAPSPRHTNETNIPSHPAAPVQQTNPWASSSASPAHTATSATNWPSPKATNPFANAPPISGASVSNGGASVSNGGAFGQFPQQPQPPLRSQPPHLQHVRSHSIDTGELSTNQWQSHSRQQARPTLMDMAQQRSFQVNGSAWGESASGVSTKPTGPNVDPFDVAWAAKSANKPTASNNNPFNSARGAQKTFEVKL, encoded by the exons ATGAAG GCTGGCATGGAAAGCCTCAAGAGGCGCCTAAGTTTTCGCAAGAAGAAGAACCACGTCCCGGAATGTTCGAAGCCTCATCAATGGCAGGAGGATGAGAAGAAAGTCCGGGATGGCACCTGCAGCTTCCAAGTCCGG TACCTTGGTTGTGTTGAAGTGTTTGAGTCCAGAGGCATGCAAGTGTGTGAGGAGGCCGTCAAAACGCTGAAATCA cAATGTAAAGGTAAATACCAGAGGGCGGTGCTGTATGTCTCTGGGGACGCGTTACGAGTCGTAGATGAGATCAGTAAG AGTATGATTGTTGACCAAACTATAGAGAAAGTGTCCTTCTGTGCACCAGACAGGAACCACGAGAAGGGATTTGCCTACATCTGCCGGGACGGAACCACCAGACGATGGATGTGTCACGGCTTCCTGGCCGTCAAAGAGTCCGTAAGT TGGTATTTCAAGGGCCGGAACCGCCGCTCC GGGGAACGTCTGAGCCATGCTGTAGGCTGCGCTTTCGCCATCTGCCTAGAGCGCAAACAGAAGCGGGACAAGGACTCCAGTACCGGCGTGGAGGTCACATTCTCTCAGGACAAGACCAGCTTCACCAGGATGGGATCCTTCAGACAGACCACCCTCACAGAGAGAATCACTGACCCACAGAGTGCCATACTGGCTG aaCCTGTTCCTGTCAGGAAAGTGGATAACCCCTTTGCAGTGGAGCGACCAAAAGCTACCCCCTCCATGCTGGTCAGACAAGGATCATTTCGAGGCTTTGAGAATTTACAGAAAGATTCATCTCCATTCAAGCGATCTGTTTCTCTGCGACTCAGTGACCTTCCATCTACCTTACAGAGACAAGGGGCAATAACAGAGAGCTCACCACCAAAGCAAACAG ATGTTAGTGCTCCTATTCAAGAGATGTCCCCATCAAAAGAACAAGAAGATTCAATATCTCACATGTGCCAGCAGTTGACCATGGGATTATCACAGCTCAGCTCTGATGATGCATTTGGCACCACCCAGAGAGTGGAGTCCACACCACCTCACAATCTCACCTCACCGGCATTCCAAGCACCAAGCCCTAGGCACACCAATGAAACAA ATATTCCTTCACACCCAGCAGCCCCTGTTCAGCAGACCAATCCATGGGCCTCTTCCAGTGCTAGCCCTGCCCATACTGCCACATCAGCCACTAACTGGCCATCACCAAAGGCCACAAACCCTTTCGCCAATGCTCCACCCATTAGTGGAGCATCAGTCAGCAATGGTGGTGCGTCAGTCAGCAATGGTGGTGCATTTGGACAGTTTCCACAACAACCTCAACCTCCCTTACGTTCACAACCGCCCCACTTGCAGCACGTACGGAGTCATTCCATAGACACTGGTGAACTGTCAACGAATCAGTGGCAAAGTCATTCGCGTCAACAAGCTCGGCCGACTCTTATGGATATGGCTCAACAGAGAAGCTTTCAGGTGAATGGCAGTGCTTGGGGAGAATCGGCATCTGGGGTCTCAACAAAGCCCACAGGACCCAATGTTGACCCCTTTGATGTGGCTTGGGCTGCAAAGTCGGCCAACAAGCCGACAGCATCGAACAATAACCCATTTAACAGTGCCCGGGGTGCTCAGAAAACGTTCGAGGTCAAATTATAG
- the LOC105320364 gene encoding protein numb isoform X5 has product MESLKRRLSFRKKKNHVPECSKPHQWQEDEKKVRDGTCSFQVRYLGCVEVFESRGMQVCEEAVKTLKSQCKGKYQRAVLYVSGDALRVVDEISKSMIVDQTIEKVSFCAPDRNHEKGFAYICRDGTTRRWMCHGFLAVKESWYFKGRNRRSGERLSHAVGCAFAICLERKQKRDKDSSTGVEVTFSQDKTSFTRMGSFRQTTLTERITDPQSAILAEPVPVRKVDNPFAVERPKATPSMLVRQGSFRGFENLQKDSSPFKRSVSLRLSDLPSTLQRQGAITESSPPKQTDVSAPIQEMSPSKEQEDSISHMCQQLTMGLSQLSSDDAFGTTQRVESTPPHNLTSPAFQAPSPRHTNETNIPSHPAAPVQQTNPWASSSASPAHTATSATNWPSPKATNPFANAPPISGASVSNGGASVSNGGAFGQFPQQPQPPLRSQPPHLQHVRSHSIDTGELSTNQWQSHSRQQARPTLMDMAQQRSFQVNGSAWGESASGVSTKPTGPNVDPFDVAWAAKSANKPTASNNNPFNSARGAQKTFEVKL; this is encoded by the exons ATGGAAAGCCTCAAGAGGCGCCTAAGTTTTCGCAAGAAGAAGAACCACGTCCCGGAATGTTCGAAGCCTCATCAATGGCAGGAGGATGAGAAGAAAGTCCGGGATGGCACCTGCAGCTTCCAAGTCCGG TACCTTGGTTGTGTTGAAGTGTTTGAGTCCAGAGGCATGCAAGTGTGTGAGGAGGCCGTCAAAACGCTGAAATCA cAATGTAAAGGTAAATACCAGAGGGCGGTGCTGTATGTCTCTGGGGACGCGTTACGAGTCGTAGATGAGATCAGTAAG AGTATGATTGTTGACCAAACTATAGAGAAAGTGTCCTTCTGTGCACCAGACAGGAACCACGAGAAGGGATTTGCCTACATCTGCCGGGACGGAACCACCAGACGATGGATGTGTCACGGCTTCCTGGCCGTCAAAGAGTCC TGGTATTTCAAGGGCCGGAACCGCCGCTCC GGGGAACGTCTGAGCCATGCTGTAGGCTGCGCTTTCGCCATCTGCCTAGAGCGCAAACAGAAGCGGGACAAGGACTCCAGTACCGGCGTGGAGGTCACATTCTCTCAGGACAAGACCAGCTTCACCAGGATGGGATCCTTCAGACAGACCACCCTCACAGAGAGAATCACTGACCCACAGAGTGCCATACTGGCTG aaCCTGTTCCTGTCAGGAAAGTGGATAACCCCTTTGCAGTGGAGCGACCAAAAGCTACCCCCTCCATGCTGGTCAGACAAGGATCATTTCGAGGCTTTGAGAATTTACAGAAAGATTCATCTCCATTCAAGCGATCTGTTTCTCTGCGACTCAGTGACCTTCCATCTACCTTACAGAGACAAGGGGCAATAACAGAGAGCTCACCACCAAAGCAAACAG ATGTTAGTGCTCCTATTCAAGAGATGTCCCCATCAAAAGAACAAGAAGATTCAATATCTCACATGTGCCAGCAGTTGACCATGGGATTATCACAGCTCAGCTCTGATGATGCATTTGGCACCACCCAGAGAGTGGAGTCCACACCACCTCACAATCTCACCTCACCGGCATTCCAAGCACCAAGCCCTAGGCACACCAATGAAACAA ATATTCCTTCACACCCAGCAGCCCCTGTTCAGCAGACCAATCCATGGGCCTCTTCCAGTGCTAGCCCTGCCCATACTGCCACATCAGCCACTAACTGGCCATCACCAAAGGCCACAAACCCTTTCGCCAATGCTCCACCCATTAGTGGAGCATCAGTCAGCAATGGTGGTGCGTCAGTCAGCAATGGTGGTGCATTTGGACAGTTTCCACAACAACCTCAACCTCCCTTACGTTCACAACCGCCCCACTTGCAGCACGTACGGAGTCATTCCATAGACACTGGTGAACTGTCAACGAATCAGTGGCAAAGTCATTCGCGTCAACAAGCTCGGCCGACTCTTATGGATATGGCTCAACAGAGAAGCTTTCAGGTGAATGGCAGTGCTTGGGGAGAATCGGCATCTGGGGTCTCAACAAAGCCCACAGGACCCAATGTTGACCCCTTTGATGTGGCTTGGGCTGCAAAGTCGGCCAACAAGCCGACAGCATCGAACAATAACCCATTTAACAGTGCCCGGGGTGCTCAGAAAACGTTCGAGGTCAAATTATAG
- the LOC105320364 gene encoding protein numb isoform X3, with the protein MTAGMESLKRRLSFRKKKNHVPECSKPHQWQEDEKKVRDGTCSFQVRYLGCVEVFESRGMQVCEEAVKTLKSQCKGKYQRAVLYVSGDALRVVDEISKSMIVDQTIEKVSFCAPDRNHEKGFAYICRDGTTRRWMCHGFLAVKESWYFKGRNRRSGERLSHAVGCAFAICLERKQKRDKDSSTGVEVTFSQDKTSFTRMGSFRQTTLTERITDPQSAILAEPVPVRKVDNPFAVERPKATPSMLVRQGSFRGFENLQKDSSPFKRSVSLRLSDLPSTLQRQGAITESSPPKQTDVSAPIQEMSPSKEQEDSISHMCQQLTMGLSQLSSDDAFGTTQRVESTPPHNLTSPAFQAPSPRHTNETNIPSHPAAPVQQTNPWASSSASPAHTATSATNWPSPKATNPFANAPPISGASVSNGGASVSNGGAFGQFPQQPQPPLRSQPPHLQHVRSHSIDTGELSTNQWQSHSRQQARPTLMDMAQQRSFQVNGSAWGESASGVSTKPTGPNVDPFDVAWAAKSANKPTASNNNPFNSARGAQKTFEVKL; encoded by the exons ATGACA GCTGGCATGGAAAGCCTCAAGAGGCGCCTAAGTTTTCGCAAGAAGAAGAACCACGTCCCGGAATGTTCGAAGCCTCATCAATGGCAGGAGGATGAGAAGAAAGTCCGGGATGGCACCTGCAGCTTCCAAGTCCGG TACCTTGGTTGTGTTGAAGTGTTTGAGTCCAGAGGCATGCAAGTGTGTGAGGAGGCCGTCAAAACGCTGAAATCA cAATGTAAAGGTAAATACCAGAGGGCGGTGCTGTATGTCTCTGGGGACGCGTTACGAGTCGTAGATGAGATCAGTAAG AGTATGATTGTTGACCAAACTATAGAGAAAGTGTCCTTCTGTGCACCAGACAGGAACCACGAGAAGGGATTTGCCTACATCTGCCGGGACGGAACCACCAGACGATGGATGTGTCACGGCTTCCTGGCCGTCAAAGAGTCC TGGTATTTCAAGGGCCGGAACCGCCGCTCC GGGGAACGTCTGAGCCATGCTGTAGGCTGCGCTTTCGCCATCTGCCTAGAGCGCAAACAGAAGCGGGACAAGGACTCCAGTACCGGCGTGGAGGTCACATTCTCTCAGGACAAGACCAGCTTCACCAGGATGGGATCCTTCAGACAGACCACCCTCACAGAGAGAATCACTGACCCACAGAGTGCCATACTGGCTG aaCCTGTTCCTGTCAGGAAAGTGGATAACCCCTTTGCAGTGGAGCGACCAAAAGCTACCCCCTCCATGCTGGTCAGACAAGGATCATTTCGAGGCTTTGAGAATTTACAGAAAGATTCATCTCCATTCAAGCGATCTGTTTCTCTGCGACTCAGTGACCTTCCATCTACCTTACAGAGACAAGGGGCAATAACAGAGAGCTCACCACCAAAGCAAACAG ATGTTAGTGCTCCTATTCAAGAGATGTCCCCATCAAAAGAACAAGAAGATTCAATATCTCACATGTGCCAGCAGTTGACCATGGGATTATCACAGCTCAGCTCTGATGATGCATTTGGCACCACCCAGAGAGTGGAGTCCACACCACCTCACAATCTCACCTCACCGGCATTCCAAGCACCAAGCCCTAGGCACACCAATGAAACAA ATATTCCTTCACACCCAGCAGCCCCTGTTCAGCAGACCAATCCATGGGCCTCTTCCAGTGCTAGCCCTGCCCATACTGCCACATCAGCCACTAACTGGCCATCACCAAAGGCCACAAACCCTTTCGCCAATGCTCCACCCATTAGTGGAGCATCAGTCAGCAATGGTGGTGCGTCAGTCAGCAATGGTGGTGCATTTGGACAGTTTCCACAACAACCTCAACCTCCCTTACGTTCACAACCGCCCCACTTGCAGCACGTACGGAGTCATTCCATAGACACTGGTGAACTGTCAACGAATCAGTGGCAAAGTCATTCGCGTCAACAAGCTCGGCCGACTCTTATGGATATGGCTCAACAGAGAAGCTTTCAGGTGAATGGCAGTGCTTGGGGAGAATCGGCATCTGGGGTCTCAACAAAGCCCACAGGACCCAATGTTGACCCCTTTGATGTGGCTTGGGCTGCAAAGTCGGCCAACAAGCCGACAGCATCGAACAATAACCCATTTAACAGTGCCCGGGGTGCTCAGAAAACGTTCGAGGTCAAATTATAG
- the LOC105320364 gene encoding protein numb isoform X1, whose amino-acid sequence MTAGMESLKRRLSFRKKKNHVPECSKPHQWQEDEKKVRDGTCSFQVRYLGCVEVFESRGMQVCEEAVKTLKSQCKGKYQRAVLYVSGDALRVVDEISKSMIVDQTIEKVSFCAPDRNHEKGFAYICRDGTTRRWMCHGFLAVKESVSWYFKGRNRRSGERLSHAVGCAFAICLERKQKRDKDSSTGVEVTFSQDKTSFTRMGSFRQTTLTERITDPQSAILAEPVPVRKVDNPFAVERPKATPSMLVRQGSFRGFENLQKDSSPFKRSVSLRLSDLPSTLQRQGAITESSPPKQTDVSAPIQEMSPSKEQEDSISHMCQQLTMGLSQLSSDDAFGTTQRVESTPPHNLTSPAFQAPSPRHTNETNIPSHPAAPVQQTNPWASSSASPAHTATSATNWPSPKATNPFANAPPISGASVSNGGASVSNGGAFGQFPQQPQPPLRSQPPHLQHVRSHSIDTGELSTNQWQSHSRQQARPTLMDMAQQRSFQVNGSAWGESASGVSTKPTGPNVDPFDVAWAAKSANKPTASNNNPFNSARGAQKTFEVKL is encoded by the exons ATGACA GCTGGCATGGAAAGCCTCAAGAGGCGCCTAAGTTTTCGCAAGAAGAAGAACCACGTCCCGGAATGTTCGAAGCCTCATCAATGGCAGGAGGATGAGAAGAAAGTCCGGGATGGCACCTGCAGCTTCCAAGTCCGG TACCTTGGTTGTGTTGAAGTGTTTGAGTCCAGAGGCATGCAAGTGTGTGAGGAGGCCGTCAAAACGCTGAAATCA cAATGTAAAGGTAAATACCAGAGGGCGGTGCTGTATGTCTCTGGGGACGCGTTACGAGTCGTAGATGAGATCAGTAAG AGTATGATTGTTGACCAAACTATAGAGAAAGTGTCCTTCTGTGCACCAGACAGGAACCACGAGAAGGGATTTGCCTACATCTGCCGGGACGGAACCACCAGACGATGGATGTGTCACGGCTTCCTGGCCGTCAAAGAGTCCGTAAGT TGGTATTTCAAGGGCCGGAACCGCCGCTCC GGGGAACGTCTGAGCCATGCTGTAGGCTGCGCTTTCGCCATCTGCCTAGAGCGCAAACAGAAGCGGGACAAGGACTCCAGTACCGGCGTGGAGGTCACATTCTCTCAGGACAAGACCAGCTTCACCAGGATGGGATCCTTCAGACAGACCACCCTCACAGAGAGAATCACTGACCCACAGAGTGCCATACTGGCTG aaCCTGTTCCTGTCAGGAAAGTGGATAACCCCTTTGCAGTGGAGCGACCAAAAGCTACCCCCTCCATGCTGGTCAGACAAGGATCATTTCGAGGCTTTGAGAATTTACAGAAAGATTCATCTCCATTCAAGCGATCTGTTTCTCTGCGACTCAGTGACCTTCCATCTACCTTACAGAGACAAGGGGCAATAACAGAGAGCTCACCACCAAAGCAAACAG ATGTTAGTGCTCCTATTCAAGAGATGTCCCCATCAAAAGAACAAGAAGATTCAATATCTCACATGTGCCAGCAGTTGACCATGGGATTATCACAGCTCAGCTCTGATGATGCATTTGGCACCACCCAGAGAGTGGAGTCCACACCACCTCACAATCTCACCTCACCGGCATTCCAAGCACCAAGCCCTAGGCACACCAATGAAACAA ATATTCCTTCACACCCAGCAGCCCCTGTTCAGCAGACCAATCCATGGGCCTCTTCCAGTGCTAGCCCTGCCCATACTGCCACATCAGCCACTAACTGGCCATCACCAAAGGCCACAAACCCTTTCGCCAATGCTCCACCCATTAGTGGAGCATCAGTCAGCAATGGTGGTGCGTCAGTCAGCAATGGTGGTGCATTTGGACAGTTTCCACAACAACCTCAACCTCCCTTACGTTCACAACCGCCCCACTTGCAGCACGTACGGAGTCATTCCATAGACACTGGTGAACTGTCAACGAATCAGTGGCAAAGTCATTCGCGTCAACAAGCTCGGCCGACTCTTATGGATATGGCTCAACAGAGAAGCTTTCAGGTGAATGGCAGTGCTTGGGGAGAATCGGCATCTGGGGTCTCAACAAAGCCCACAGGACCCAATGTTGACCCCTTTGATGTGGCTTGGGCTGCAAAGTCGGCCAACAAGCCGACAGCATCGAACAATAACCCATTTAACAGTGCCCGGGGTGCTCAGAAAACGTTCGAGGTCAAATTATAG
- the LOC105320364 gene encoding protein numb isoform X4 yields the protein MESLKRRLSFRKKKNHVPECSKPHQWQEDEKKVRDGTCSFQVRYLGCVEVFESRGMQVCEEAVKTLKSQCKGKYQRAVLYVSGDALRVVDEISKSMIVDQTIEKVSFCAPDRNHEKGFAYICRDGTTRRWMCHGFLAVKESVSWYFKGRNRRSGERLSHAVGCAFAICLERKQKRDKDSSTGVEVTFSQDKTSFTRMGSFRQTTLTERITDPQSAILAEPVPVRKVDNPFAVERPKATPSMLVRQGSFRGFENLQKDSSPFKRSVSLRLSDLPSTLQRQGAITESSPPKQTDVSAPIQEMSPSKEQEDSISHMCQQLTMGLSQLSSDDAFGTTQRVESTPPHNLTSPAFQAPSPRHTNETNIPSHPAAPVQQTNPWASSSASPAHTATSATNWPSPKATNPFANAPPISGASVSNGGASVSNGGAFGQFPQQPQPPLRSQPPHLQHVRSHSIDTGELSTNQWQSHSRQQARPTLMDMAQQRSFQVNGSAWGESASGVSTKPTGPNVDPFDVAWAAKSANKPTASNNNPFNSARGAQKTFEVKL from the exons ATGGAAAGCCTCAAGAGGCGCCTAAGTTTTCGCAAGAAGAAGAACCACGTCCCGGAATGTTCGAAGCCTCATCAATGGCAGGAGGATGAGAAGAAAGTCCGGGATGGCACCTGCAGCTTCCAAGTCCGG TACCTTGGTTGTGTTGAAGTGTTTGAGTCCAGAGGCATGCAAGTGTGTGAGGAGGCCGTCAAAACGCTGAAATCA cAATGTAAAGGTAAATACCAGAGGGCGGTGCTGTATGTCTCTGGGGACGCGTTACGAGTCGTAGATGAGATCAGTAAG AGTATGATTGTTGACCAAACTATAGAGAAAGTGTCCTTCTGTGCACCAGACAGGAACCACGAGAAGGGATTTGCCTACATCTGCCGGGACGGAACCACCAGACGATGGATGTGTCACGGCTTCCTGGCCGTCAAAGAGTCCGTAAGT TGGTATTTCAAGGGCCGGAACCGCCGCTCC GGGGAACGTCTGAGCCATGCTGTAGGCTGCGCTTTCGCCATCTGCCTAGAGCGCAAACAGAAGCGGGACAAGGACTCCAGTACCGGCGTGGAGGTCACATTCTCTCAGGACAAGACCAGCTTCACCAGGATGGGATCCTTCAGACAGACCACCCTCACAGAGAGAATCACTGACCCACAGAGTGCCATACTGGCTG aaCCTGTTCCTGTCAGGAAAGTGGATAACCCCTTTGCAGTGGAGCGACCAAAAGCTACCCCCTCCATGCTGGTCAGACAAGGATCATTTCGAGGCTTTGAGAATTTACAGAAAGATTCATCTCCATTCAAGCGATCTGTTTCTCTGCGACTCAGTGACCTTCCATCTACCTTACAGAGACAAGGGGCAATAACAGAGAGCTCACCACCAAAGCAAACAG ATGTTAGTGCTCCTATTCAAGAGATGTCCCCATCAAAAGAACAAGAAGATTCAATATCTCACATGTGCCAGCAGTTGACCATGGGATTATCACAGCTCAGCTCTGATGATGCATTTGGCACCACCCAGAGAGTGGAGTCCACACCACCTCACAATCTCACCTCACCGGCATTCCAAGCACCAAGCCCTAGGCACACCAATGAAACAA ATATTCCTTCACACCCAGCAGCCCCTGTTCAGCAGACCAATCCATGGGCCTCTTCCAGTGCTAGCCCTGCCCATACTGCCACATCAGCCACTAACTGGCCATCACCAAAGGCCACAAACCCTTTCGCCAATGCTCCACCCATTAGTGGAGCATCAGTCAGCAATGGTGGTGCGTCAGTCAGCAATGGTGGTGCATTTGGACAGTTTCCACAACAACCTCAACCTCCCTTACGTTCACAACCGCCCCACTTGCAGCACGTACGGAGTCATTCCATAGACACTGGTGAACTGTCAACGAATCAGTGGCAAAGTCATTCGCGTCAACAAGCTCGGCCGACTCTTATGGATATGGCTCAACAGAGAAGCTTTCAGGTGAATGGCAGTGCTTGGGGAGAATCGGCATCTGGGGTCTCAACAAAGCCCACAGGACCCAATGTTGACCCCTTTGATGTGGCTTGGGCTGCAAAGTCGGCCAACAAGCCGACAGCATCGAACAATAACCCATTTAACAGTGCCCGGGGTGCTCAGAAAACGTTCGAGGTCAAATTATAG